The Caldicellulosiruptor changbaiensis genome has a segment encoding these proteins:
- a CDS encoding DUF72 domain-containing protein: MHKKLFIGTSGWSYSHWKEIFYPATLPYEKRLEFYSKHFATSEVNSSFYHLPQEKTIINWYDCTPEGFIFSIKAPRSITHLKRLSAVDEEWEKFKNRIDLLKEKLGPILLQFPPSFKKDEENLQKLINFLRGVNDKIKSSEMTLKIPHLPLKKKPSVV, from the coding sequence GTTGGTCATACTCTCATTGGAAGGAAATTTTTTATCCTGCCACCCTGCCTTATGAAAAAAGATTGGAGTTTTACTCAAAACACTTTGCGACTTCCGAAGTGAACTCATCCTTTTACCACCTGCCACAGGAAAAAACTATAATAAACTGGTATGACTGTACTCCAGAAGGTTTTATATTCTCCATTAAGGCTCCACGGTCCATAACACATTTAAAGAGGCTCTCTGCAGTAGATGAAGAATGGGAAAAGTTTAAAAATAGGATAGACCTGCTTAAAGAAAAACTTGGCCCTATCCTTTTACAATTTCCTCCAAGCTTTAAGAAAGACGAAGAAAATTTGCAAAAATTAATAAACTTTTTAAGAGGTGTTAATGATAAAATAAAATCATCAGAAATGACACTAAAAATTCCCCACCTGCCACTTAAAAAGAAGCCTTCTGTAGTGTAG